In Bradyrhizobium sp. WD16, the genomic stretch CCTGGCCGGCCGCATCGACACTCTGCTCGGTCGTCGACATGCCTGCGACCGTCATGCGCCCGTTGCCGTCCTGGTCGCCGCCGTGCGGCCCGTCACCCGGCGCAGGAGCACCATCGCCACCGCGGCGAGGCCGTAGCGGGCGAACTGGCCGCGCGTCAGATGGACGCGCTCGCTCAACGGATCGCGCTCCTGCAGCAGCCGTACGATCTTCTCCGCATAGGTCTGGATCACCGCGATTTCGGCACCGAGCCGCCAGTCGCGGACTGCCGCGCCGAGCGATTTGCCCTCGCCGAGCAAAGCCTCCGTTCGCGCCGCAAGACGATGCAGGCAGGTCAAGAGCGCCGGCGAGGCGCGGGTCTCGCCGAAGTCCTCGACGCGGGCGCCGGCGGCAGCGAGGGCATCGAGCGGCACATAGACGCGATCGAGATCGCGATAATCCTTGCCGCAGTCCTGCAGGTGGTTGTTGATCTGCAGCGCCGCGCAAATCGCGTCGGACGCAGCCCAGGTGGCACGGTCCTCGCCGTGCACGTCGAGCATGAAACGGCCCA encodes the following:
- the hpnC gene encoding squalene synthase HpnC — its product is MSEAAADLRSGKTHRDENFPVASWIIHPRHRAVILAFYNFVRTADDIADHPALTPEQKLVLLDRLEDGLFGRNGEDPEAATLNEALAARSLAPRHAQDLLNAFRLDVTKLRYANWDELIHYCSLSAMPVGRFMLDVHGEDRATWAASDAICAALQINNHLQDCGKDYRDLDRVYVPLDALAAAGARVEDFGETRASPALLTCLHRLAARTEALLGEGKSLGAAVRDWRLGAEIAVIQTYAEKIVRLLQERDPLSERVHLTRGQFARYGLAAVAMVLLRRVTGRTAATRTATGA